From the genome of Aspergillus fumigatus Af293 chromosome 1, whole genome shotgun sequence, one region includes:
- a CDS encoding NAD-dependent epimerase/dehydratase family protein — protein MASDQGKKPAVLIVGGLGFIGRHLALYIHENNLASEVRLVDKVLPQLAWLAPEFEEACSKDKFVQADASREQHFPRIFDRANGEQFDYVINCGGETRHSQPDDVYELRSYNLTVALGREVARRGIRSFVECSTAHVYKPGSSPRKENDKLEPWHRLAKWKLKASDELKKIPGLNYCLLRLPHVYGEYDSGYFAMGICLARVHLDMETDLELLYTKNLKINTLYVKDAASALWKAAEWRASTTDEPAQIAFNVVDHGDTRQEHVAEALSTVFGLKTSFLGSLASQLAKLNLDDVVDDMNEVSLQGWAELLEKKGITRPGPISPFLEKDVIKDQDMSIDGTLFEKTTGWKPTRERFDAEGVRAMVDSYKRMGWWP, from the exons ATGGCGAGCGACCAAGGGAAAAAGCCTGCTGTGCTCATCGTCGGAGGATTAG GATTCATCGGTCGTCATTTAGCTCTGTATATCCATGAAAACAACCTCGCTTCGGAGGTCCGACTTGTGGACAAGGTACTCCCACAGCTGGCCTGGTTGGCACCAGAGTTCGAGGAGGCATGTTCGAAAGATAAATTCGTTCAAGCAGACGCTAGTCGGGAAC AGCACTTCCCGCGGATATTCGACCGTGCAAACGGGGAACAATTCGACTATGTGATCAACTGCGGTGGTGAGACACGACACTCTCAGCCAGATGATGTCTACGAACTACGGAGTTACAATCTTACGGTGGCACTGGGTCGCGAAGTGGCTCGTCGAGGCATCCGTTCCTTCGTCGAGTGCTCGACCGCTCATGTCTACAAGCCTGGCTCTTCCCCTCGGAAAGAAAACGACAAGCTCGAGCCCTGGCATCGACTTGCCAAATGGAAGTTGAAGGCTTCGgatgagctgaagaagattccTGGCCTTAATTACTGTCTGTTACGACTTCCACACGTTTACGGTGAATACGACTCGGGTTATTTCGCGATGGGCATCTGCCTAGCCCGGGTACACCTGGATATGGAAACGGATTTGGAACTGCTTTACACCAAGAACCTGAAGATTAACACGCTCTACGTAAAAGACGCAGCCAGCGCTCTGTGGAAGGCGGCCGAATGGAGGGCGTCAACCACTGACGAACCCGCCCAGATCGCTTTCAACGTCGTCGACCACGGCGACACTCGCCAGGAACATGTCGCGGAGGCTTTGTCCACGGTCTTTGGGCTCAAAACTTCCTTCCTCGGATCGTTGGCATCTCAACTCGCCAAGTTGAACCTTGACGATGTTGTCGATGACATGAATGAGGTGAGTCTACAAGGCTGGGCAGAGCTGCTGGAGAAAAAGGGCATCACACGTCCCGGGCCAATCAGCCCGTTCCTCGAGAAAGATGTCATCAAGGATCAGGATATGTCGATTGATGGCACCTTGTTCGAAAAAACCACCGGATGGAAACCTACACGCGAACGCTTTGATGCAGAGGGAGTCCGCGCCATGGTTGATAGCTACAAACGTATGGGCTGGTGGCCATAA
- a CDS encoding DNA topoisomerase 1 produces the protein MTIVFLGSIPFLLGLRSLFSSTFSRVSLLVALLGLLFPLNSLTLYTNLSLSILSFFAYSSFKVSLASSFSQAPSLFFRLGRQPVSSLCASPLRVHLHLQSSSQQFSTQRIAIMSSSEDDTPLVRANGRSAATSTDVKMEDTPETNGHVEPGVSLRFGPVKSAGDIDMQDATDANTGVAGKRKARTSVGERKSYAEPESSEDEDQPLSKRRRTSVKHEDPETDEDVPLALNGRKLPKASETALGAEESDSDVPIERKLVAQKKKIQQKAEKDAKASRKSDASQAAKATAASKKKQVNGVKSEPVDEKKPAVKKTTKQANAEPAASARNGKTKATPVKKEESTEAEEGEEEEEEYRWWEDPTKGDGTIKWTTLEHNGVVFPPPYEPLPSDVKMKYDGVPVTLHPEAEEVAGFFGSMLNATQHVENPTFQKNFFMDFKEVLEKTGGAKDPKGNKIEIKEFSKCDFRPIFDYYDAKRIEKKNLPPAEKKRLKAEKDAAEAPYMYCLWDGRKQKVGNFRVEPPALFRGRGEHPKTGRVKARVQPEQITINIGKDAPVPPPPEGHRWKEVKHDQEGTWLAMWQENINGNYKYVMLAANSDVKGLSDYKKFEKARELKKHIDRIRKDYQKALKHELMVERQKATAVYLIDQFALRAGNEKGEDEAETVGCCSLKYENVTLKPPNKVIFDFLGKDSIRFYDEVEVDPQVFKNLKIFKKPPKKEGDEIFDRLTTSALNKHLSNYMPGLTAKVFRTYNASYTMATLLKDMKATGSVAEKVKAYNDANRRVAILCNHKRTVTASHANQMEKMSERIKGLRYQRWRLKQQMLDLDPSLKKKKGAKFFEMDEDISMEWVKEHQAFLLEEQRQKIKKKFEKENEKLAAEGEKEMKASELEHRLEAVKEMENKFMRENKTGKVEVEGKSPSVEKLEAAITKLEQRIETMELQAQDKEDNKEVALGTSKINYIDPRLTVVFSKKFNVPIEKFFSKSLREKFEWAIKSVDENWEF, from the exons ATGACCATCGTTTTTCTAGGTTCCATTCCATTCCTTCTCGGCCTTcgctctctcttctcctcaacCTTTTCTCGTGTTTCCCTCCTTGTTGCGCTTCTCGggcttctctttcctctcaaTTCATTGACATTGTATACTAATCTCTCCCTCAGCATCCTTTCATTCTTCGCATATTCATCATTCAAGGTCTCATTGGCCTCATCATTTAGTCAAGCGCCGTCTCTGTTCTTCAGACTTGGCAGACAACCAGTGTCGAGTCTCTGCGCATCTCCACTCCGTGTTCACCTGCATCTTCAATCCTCAAGCCAGCAATTTTCTACTCAGCGAATCGCAATCATGAGCTCCTCAGAAGATGATACACCACTCGTCAGAGCAAATGGTCGTTCCGCGG CTACCTCTACAGACGTAAAAATGGAGGATACGCCTGAGACTAACGGTCATGTCGAGCCTGGCGTTTCTCTTCGCTTTGGGCCTGTCAAGAGTGCGGGAGATATTGATATGCAGGATGCTACGGATGCCAATACCGGTGTTGCAGGCAAGAGGAAGGCGCGGACAAGTGTCGGCGAACGGAAATCCTATGCGGAGCCAGAGAGcagcgaggacgaagatCAGCCCTTG AGCAAGCGCCGTCGCACGTCCGTGAAGCACGAAGATCCTGAGACCGACGAAGATGTTCCCCTAGCTCTCAATGGAAGAAAGCTTCCCAAGGCTTCCGAAACCGCTCTCGGTGCCGAGGAATCTGACTCCGATGTCCCAATCGAGCGAAAGCTCGTagcccagaagaagaaaattcaGCAGAAGGCAGAAAAGGACGCTAAGGCCAGCCGGAAGAGCGACGCATCACAGGCTGCAAAGGCGACAGCTGCCAGCAAAAAGAAACAGGTTAATGGTGTGAAGAGTGAACCTGTCGATGAGAAGAAACCGGCAGTCAAGAAGACAACCAAACAAGCCAATGCAGAGCCGGCAGCTTCTGCTAGGAACGGGAAAACGAAGGCGACACCtgtcaagaaggaagaaagcaCTGAAGCTGaggaaggtgaagaagaagaggaagagtacAGATGGTGGGAGGATCCGACCAAAGGTGACGGGACAATCAAGTGGACGACCCTCGAACACAACGGCGTTGTTTTCCCTCCTCCCTACGAACCTCTACCAAGCGATGTTAAGATGAAGTACGACGGTGTTCCGGTCACTCTTCACcccgaagccgaagaagtgGCGGGCTTTTTCGGTAGCATGCTGAATGCGACTCAACATGTGGAAAACCCAACCTTCCAGAAGAACTTCTTTATGGATTTCAAAGAGGTCTTGGAAAAGACAGGTGGAGCGAAGGATCCAAAGGGCAACAAAATCGAGATCAAGGAGTTCTCTAAATGTGATTTCCGACCGATCTTTGATTACTACGACGCCAAACGaattgagaagaagaatcttcctccggctgagaagaagcgTCTTAAGGCTgagaaagatgctgccgaagCGCCATATATGTACTGCCTCTGGGATGGTCGCAAGCAGAAGGTCGGCAACTTCCGAGTTGAACCGCCGGCCCTGTTCCGTGGCCGTGGTGAACACCCAAAAACTGGTCGTGTGAAAGCACGAGTCCAGCCGGAGCAGATCACCATCAACATCGGAAAAGATGCCCCTGTTCCTCCGCCACCTGAAGGTCATCGCTGGAAGGAAGTCAAGCACGATCAAGAAGGAACATGGCTTGCTATGTGgcaggagaacatcaacGGCAATTACAAGTATGTGATGCTTGCTGCCAACTCTGACGTGAAGGGCCTGAGCGACTACAAAAAATTTGAGAAGGCACGCGAACTCAAGAAGCACATTGATCGCATTCGCAAGGATTATCAAAAGGCCTTGAAACACGAGCTGATGGTTGAGCGGCAGAAGGCAACAGCTGTCTATCTCATTGACCAGTTTGCTCTTCGTGCAGGCAATGAGAAGGGTGAGGACGAAGCTGAAACTGTCGGTTGCTGCTCTCTGAAATATGAGAACGTCACTCTCAAGCCTCCAAACAAAGTTATCTTTGATTTCCTGGGTAAGGATAGTATTCGATTTTATGACGAAGTCGAGGTCGATCCCCAGGTTTTCAAGAATTTGAAAATTTTTAAGAAACCCCCCAAGAAGGAGGGAGATGAGATTTTCGATAGATTAACG ACTTCTGCCCTGAACAAACACCTTTCGAATTACATGCCGGGCTTAACTGCCAAGGTGTTCCGTACGTACAACGCTTCGTACACTATGGCCACGCTCCTTAAGGACATGAAGGCAACGGGTAGTGTTGCAGAGAAGGTCAAGGCATACAACGACGCAAACCGCAGAGTAGCCATCCTCTGCAATCACAAGCGAACTGTTACCGCATCACATGCCAACCAGATGGAAAAGATGAGCGAGCGT ATCAAGGGGCTCCGTTACCAGAGATGGCGATTGAAGCAACAGATGCTTGACTTGGACCCTAgtctgaagaagaagaagggcgccAAGTTCTTCGAGATGGACGAAGACATTAGTATGGAATGGGTGAAGGAACATCAAGCCTTCCTACTCGAAGAACAGCGACAGAAGATTAAGAAGAAgtttgagaaggagaatgagaagctTGCCGCCGAAGGGGAGAAGGAAATGAAGGCCAGCGAGCTCGAACACCGCCTCGAGGCGgtcaaggaaatggagaataAATTCATGAGAGAAAATAAGACAGGCAAAGTCGAAGTTGAGGGCAAGAGCCCCAGTGTCGAAAAGCTTGAAGCAGCAATCACGAAGCTGGAACAGCGCATTGAGACCATGGAGCTCCAAGCTCAGGACAAGGAAGATAACAAGGAAGTCGCTTTGGGAACTTCCAAAATC AATTACATTGATCCTCGTCTCACGGTCGTCTTCAGCAAGAAGTTCAATGTGCCTATCGAGAagttcttctccaagtcctTGAGGGAGAAGTTCGAATGGGCCATTAAGTCAGTCGACGAAAATTGGGAGTTTTAG
- a CDS encoding F1F0 ATP synthase subunit gamma, with the protein MFSRAVRPAVRAGSATLTRTAPPNAANFATLREIEGRLKSIKNIEKITNTMKIVASTRLTRAQKAMDDSRVYGQTSNKVFENAETKPLEDKKTLLVVASSDKGLCGGIHSGLSKATRRILQENPNADVVILGEKAKAQLSRSNADAIVMSFANVCKDIPTFADAQVIADQIAQLPTDYASVKIIYNKFINAQSYEPSTVEAYSEEAITKSANLATFEVEDSVLANLREYALANSLYWAMAEGHACEISARRNAMENASKNAGEMINKFQILYNRQRQAAITGELVEIITGATASEDM; encoded by the exons ATGTTTTCTCGTGCTGTTCGTCCGGCCGTTCGGGCTGGCAGTGCCACTCTTACCCG CACTGCGCCCCCCAACGCCGCCAACTTCGCGACTCTGCGTGAAATCGAGGGCCGTTTGAAgtccatcaagaacatcgagaagatcaccaACACGATGAAGATCGTTGCGTCTACTCGTCTTACCCGCGCCCAGAAGGCTATGGACGACTCCCGTGTCTACGGTCAGACCTCCAACAAGGTCTTCGAGAACGCCGAAACCAAGCCCCTcgaggacaagaagaccCTGCTCGTCGTTGCTAGCTCCGACAAGGGTCTTTGCGGCGGTATCCACTCCGGTCTCAGCAAGGCTACACGTCGTATACTCCAGGAAAACCCCAACGCTGACGTGGTCATCCTCGGAGAGAAGGCCAAGGCTCAGCTGTCCAGATCCAACGCCGACGCCATCGTCATGAGCTTCGCCAACGTCTGCAAGGACATCCCTACTTTTGCTGATGCTCAGGTCATTGCCGACCAGATCGCTCAGTTGCCCACCGACTATGCTAGTGTTAAGATTATCTACAACAAGTTCATCAACGCTCAGAGTTACGAACCCAGCACCGTTGAGGCCTACTCCGAGGAGGCTATCACCAAGTCCG CCAACCTTGCCACCTTCGAGGTTGAGGACTCTGTCCTGGCCAACCTCCGTGAGTATGCTCTTGCCAACAGCCTGTACTGGGCTATGGCTGAAGGCCACGCTTGTGAGATTTCG GCTCGTCGTAACGCCATGGAG AACGCTTCGAAGAACGCTGGTGAAATGATCAACAA GTTCCAGATCCTGTACAACCGTCAGCGTCAAGCCGCCATTACCGGTGAACTGGTCGAGATTATCACTGGTGCCACTGCCAGTGAGGACATGTAA
- a CDS encoding sugar porter family MFS transporter, with product MGGVADSSAAMDAAAQMRKAALKGSSGMAGLVQNRKVFGIAMFACLGGLLYGYNQGVFSGVLTMYSFEKHMGDAVTNQTKKGWLTAILELGAWFGALYSGLLCERISRKYTILANVAIFCIGVVIQTTAATKGGNSSHILGGRFITGMGVGSLSMSVPMYNAEIAPPEVRGSLVALQQLAITFGIMVSFWINYGTNHIGGTGPTQKDAAWLLPLALQLVPAVILGAGMIFMPFSPRWLIHHDREDEAKKVLTSLRGLPADDPLLQLEFLEIKAQSLFEKRTEKEKFPHLERTNTWSYIKLEAAGFASLFTSWPMFRRVMVATVTMTFQQWTGINAVLYYAPSIFNQLGMSSNTTSLLATGVVGIVMFIATIPAVIWIDRLGRKPVLVVGAIGMAACHFVIAAIFGQNENQWDTHKAAGWAAVSMVWLFVIHFGYSWGPCAWIIIAEIWPLSVRAKGTALGASANWMNNFIVGQVTPDMLQNIRYGTYIFFGIITFLGAGFIAFMVPETKQLSLEEMDVIFGSEGTAISDYERQAEISREIGLDEALARLTNTAPVEVHDVEAKQT from the exons ATGGGTGGTGTCGCCGATTCGTCAGCAGCGATGGACGCTGCAGCGCAGATGCGCAAAGCTGCTCTCAAGGGCTCCTCTGGCATGGCAGGATTGGTTCAGAATCGGAAGGTCTTCGGAATCGCCATGTTTGCTTGCTTGGGAGG CCTTTTGTATGGTTATAACCAG GGTGTTTTCTCTGGCGTCT TGACGATGTACTCATTCGAAAAGCAT ATGGGCGACGCTGTTACCAATCAGACGAAGAAGGGCTGGTTGACCG CTATTCTTGAACTTGGTGCTTGGTTCGGTGCATTATACTCTGGTCTCCTATGCGAGAGGATCTCCCGCAAGTATACCATCTTAGCGAATGTCGCTATCTTCTGCATTGGCGTTGTGATTCAGACAACGGCCGCAACCAAGGGTGGGAATTCATCGCACATCCTCGGTGGCCGTTTTATCACTGGTATGGGAGTAGGAAG TCTCTCCATGAGTGTCCCCATGTACAATGCTGAG ATCGCACCACCGGAAGTCAGAGGTTCTCTGGTCGCACTGCAGCAACTTGCCATCACCTTCGGAATCATG GTTTCTTTCTG GATCAACTACGGCACAAATCATATTGGTGGCACAGGCCCAACTCAGAAAGACGCCGCATGGCTCCTACCACTTGCCTTACAGCTGGTGCCGGCCGTTATTCTTGGAGCAGGCATGATCTTTATGCCATTTTCACCACGTTGGCTTATTCACCATGACCGAGAAGACGAAGCCAAAAAGGTCCTCACGAGTCTGCGTGGCCTGCCTGCCGATGATCCACTTCTGCAACTCGAGTTCCTCGAGATCAAAGCCCAGAGTCTTTTCGAGAAGCGgaccgagaaggagaaatttCCTCACCTGGAACGAACCAACACTTGGAGCTATATCAAGCTGGAGGCTGCGGGATTTGCTAGCCTCTTCACTAGTTGGCCGATGTTCAGGCGTGTCATGGTAGCTACAG TCACCATGACTTTCCAG CAATGGACGGGAATAAACGCAGTGCTATATTACGCGCCCTCGATCTTCAATCAGCTCGGTATGAGCAGCAACACCACCTCGCTCCTTGCCACCGGCGTGGTCGGTATCGTCATGTTCATCGCAACG ATCCCGGCTGTGATTTGGATCGATAGACTCGGACGCAAGCCCGTCTTGGTCGTCGGCGCCATCGGAATGGCAGCCTGCCACTTCGTCATCGCGGCTATATTCGGCCAGAACGAAAACCAATGGGACACGCACAAAGCTGCTGGATGGGCCGCCGTCTCTATGGTCTGGCTGTTTGTCATCCACTTCGGTTACTCATGGG GACCATGCGCCTGGATCATCATTGCTGAGATTTGGCCGCTCAGTGTTCGGGCAAAGGGCACCGCGCTGGGTGCTTCGGCGA ACTGGATGAACAACTTCATCGTCGGTCAGGTCACGCCCGATATGCTCCAGAACATCAGATACGGGACGtacatcttcttcggcatAATCACCTTCCTTGGGGCTGGTTTCATTGCCTTCATGGTCCCTGAGACAAAGCAGTTGTCTCTTG AGGAAATGGATGTTATCTTCGGCTCTGAAGGCACAGCTATCTCCGACTATGAGCGTCAGGCGGAGATCTCCCGGGAGATTGGTCTCGATGAGGCTCTGGCGCGGTTGACCAATACTGCGCCGGTGGAGGTTCATGATGTTGAAGCGAAACAGACTTGA
- the dspB gene encoding RNA 5'-triphosphatase domain-containing protein, whose product MHFSFAMSSICASLSLPPTHPGLSNTGAALQLWKSASAVFSNPTALLSLTRNFQILDQDGSLNWGNVAFVTTCIIAMAGCGFLSSLLRRKGSKRSSGRKRFRRGIQIHDSKTSPETTTSSEEEDYDSSGSLRNGTDAALPQEKVTHKHHEQSADALATDPGILKKRSSYHSYSTSIATYPSIRTFFSPHPHMDKLPTKPTPIPLLVFVHGLGGSLAQFSFLLTSLANVGPCFGIDLPGCGLSTFAPTDWDAYTVEALAELLFTAIEQHRDREAGQKVVLIGHSMGCSLSALLASSASSIGSELKEHILGLVAISPRASPPTPDEVASYRRLLRIPESIFDMWRYWDRRGGLHSASVNRLVGTDADPDTRELQMRYNKQSKTPVWRRMAWGTLPTYNKDGKAIGGIPGEEVWAGVKTSVLLVAGESDAVTKPAELRKLLKFFGEVGPHADVGADGSAIIPDASETHDTVSAAYDRFAHEEEYGLEAQTSEKTIIDDCRASCEKKRAVKTVILPAPASHALLYDRATYRTLAGIIQDFLSQHIDERLSLGWQLQYMNTSGKWDVKNLAKWKKVTPVSQRIAGTFVALKMLREVDEEHNPVLFSQKYRDQIYAVIDISYENPVYNPASLEKGGIHYQKHPTVSKIPPTADEVRDFIALVDRLQNEISEKMKMSGNPDGPRPVVGVHCHYGFNRTGFLIVSYLIERLGFRVQDAIDEFERQRPPGIRHGHFIDTLFVRYCVGLKRAPTL is encoded by the exons ATGCACTTCTCATTCGCAATGAGCTCTATCTGtgcttctttgtccttgCCTCCCACTCACCCGGGTCTTTCGAATACTGGCGCTGCTTTACAGCTCTGGAAGTCCGCCTCCGCTGTTTTCTCGAATCCCACCGCCCTCCTTTCTTTGACCCGCAACTTTCAAATTCTTGATCAGGATGGATCATTGAATTGGGGAAATGTTGCTTTCGTGACCACTTGTATCATCGCGATGGCGGGGTGCGGTTTCCTTTCTTCATTACTGCGGCGCAAGGGCTCCAAGCGGTCCTCTGGCCGTAAGCGTTTCCGCCGTGGAATCCAGATTCACGACTCGAAAACGTCGCCGGAGACTACCACTTCTTctgaagaggaagattaTGACAGCAGTGGCTCACTCCGTAACGGCACGGACGCTGCTTTGCCTCAAGAAAAGGTGACGCACAAACATCACGAGCAGTCGGCGGACG CTCTCGCCACAGATCCaggtattttgaagaagcgtTCCTCCTACCACTCTTATTCGACATCCATCGCCACATATCCATCGATCAGAACATTCTTCAGTCCACATCCACATATGGACAAACTTCCAACCAAGCCTACACCAATACCATTGCTGGTTTTTGTACACGGCTTGGGCGGCTCGCTGGCTCAGTTCAGTTTTTTACTAACGAGTTTAGCTAACGTTGGTCCGTGTTTTGGGATTGACCTGCCTGGGTGCGGACTATCGACATTTGCTCCCACGGACTGGGATGCTTATACAGTCGAAGCGTTGGCGGAACTACTGTTCACAGCTATTGAACAACATCGCGACCGGGAGGCGGGCCAGAAGGTGGTTCTGATTGGACATAGCATGGGTTGCTCTCTTTCCGCTTTGTTGGCATCATCCGCGTCGTCGATTGGGTCAGAGCTGAAAGAACATATTTTGGGACTGGTCGCTATCTCTCCTCGCGCATCCCCTCCAACCCCTGATGAAGTCGCGTCATACCGTCGCCTTCTCAGAATTCCAGAAAGTATTTTTGATATGTGGCGCTATTGGGACCGACGTGGCGGGCTTCACAGTGCAAGTGTGAACCGATTAGTCGGCACCGATGCAGACCCCGATACAAGGGAGCTTCAGATGCGCTACAACAAACAAAGCAAAACTCCTGTTTGGAGGCGTATGGCCTGGGGAACTCTCCCTACCTATAATAAGGACGGCaaggcgatcggaggtattccaggagaagaagtCTGGGCTGGTGTCAAGACATCTGTCCTCCTTGTTGCGGGTGAGTCTGATGCGGTAACTAAGCCTGCGGAACTCCGAAAGCTTCTCAAATTCTTCGGTGAAGTTGGACCCCATGCAGATGTAGGGGCTGATGGAAGCGCCATTATACCCGATGCGTCCGAAACTCATGATACAGTTTCAGCGGCGTATGATCGTTTTGCACATGAAGAGGAATATGGTCTCGAAGCACAAACGAGTGAGAAGACAATAATCGATGATTGTCGTGCCTCGTGTGAAAAGAAGCGTGCTGTCAAGACAGTCATTCTTCCTGCGCCAGCTTCTCATGCTCTTCTTTACGATCGTGCCACATATCGCACTTTGGCAGGCATCATCCAAGATTTCCTCTCGCAACACATTGACGAACGCCTGAGTCTTGGATGGCAGTTGCAGTACATGAACACCTCTGGCAAGTGGGATGTTAAAAACCTCGCCAAATGGAAGAAAGTCACACCTGTATCTCAACGAATTGCGGGTACCTTTGTCGCGCTCAAGATGCTGAGAGAGGTCGATGAAGAGCACAATCCTGTGCTTTTCTCGCAGAAGTACCGCGACCAAATTTACGCGGTCATTGATATCAGCTACGAGAACCCGGTATATAATCCGGCTTCCCTCGAAAAGGGAGGCATCCATTATCAGAAGCACCCCACAGTATCGAAGATTCCGCCGACAGCTGACGAGGTTCGGGATTTTATTGCTTTGGTAGATCGGCTTCAGAACGAGATCTCCGAAAAGATGAAAATGTCCGGTAACCCTGACGGTCCCAGGCCTGTGGTTGGAGTGCACTGTCACTATGGGTTCAATCGAACAGGCTTCTTAATTGTCAGCTACCTCATCGAACGATTGGGCTTCAGAGTCCAGGATGCCATTGATGAGTTTGAAAGGCAACGACCACCTGGAATTCGGCACGGACATTTTATTGATACTTTGTTTGTGCGATACTGTGTTGGGCTCAAGAGGGCGCCTACACTGTAA
- the ilv3B gene encoding putative mitochondrial dihydroxy acid dehydratase: MDSSTSASSNTHGEAKYINFPTLPDDAKHEDGTTALNRYSSYITRGHDFPGARAMLFAAGIPDREAMAKSPQVGIASVWWEGNPCNMHLLDLGKTVKKAVTDQGMIGWQYNTIGVSDAISMGSEGMRFSLQTREIIADSVETVTCAQYHDACIAIPGCDKNMPGVVMGMARHNRPSLMIYGGTIQVGYSNLLRKRVNVSTCFEAAGAYAYDTLRQPDDGGDTSKSKDEIMDDIERHACPSAGACGGMFTANTMATAIESMGLSLPGSSSTPASSPSKMRECVKAAEAIKTCMEKNIRPRDLLTKRSFENALVMTMALGGSTNGVLHFLAMARTADVNLTLDDVQRVSNKIPFIADLAPSGKYYMADLYDIGGIPSVQKLLIAAGLLDGDIPTVTGKTLAENVASFPSLPQDQVIIRPLDNPIKTTGHLQILRGNLAPGGAVAKITGKEGTKFTGKARVFDKEYQLNDALTQGKIPRGENLVLIVRYEGPKGGPGMPEQLKASAALMGAKLNNVALITDGRYSGASHGFIVGHIVPEAAVGGPIAIVRDDDVITIDAETNTINMHVSDEEIQQRLKEWKPPVPHVTRGVLAKYARLVGDASHGAMTDLF, from the exons ATGGACTCCTCTACCTCCGCGTCGTCCAACACCCACGGCGAAGCCAAGTATATCAACTTCCCCACTCTTCCTGACGACGCAAAGCATGAAGATGGCACCACTGCGCTGAACAGATATTCTTCTTATATCACTCGGGGCCATGACTTTCCTGGTGCTCGG GCTATGCTTTTTGCAGCGGGGATCCCGGATCGCGAAGCGATGGCTAAGAGCCCACAGGTAGGAATTGCCAGTGTCTGGTGGGAGGGAAATCCTTGTAATATGCATCTGCTGGACTTGGGCAAGACCGTGAAGAAGGCCGTTACAGATCAGGGTATGATCGGTTGGCAGTATAATACCATTGGAGTTTCAGATGCCATTTCAATGGGTAGTGAGG GCATGAGATTTTCTCTCCAGACGCGTGAGATCATTGCAGACAGCGTCGAGACTGTGACTTGCGCGCAGTATCATGATGCATGCATTGCAATTCCTGGGTGCGACAAGAATATGCCTGGAGTAGTAATGGGTATGGCCAGACACAATCGGCCTTCGCTTATGATTTACGGTGGAACAATTCAGGTTGGATACTCGAACCTGCTGCGGAAGCGGGTCAACGTGTCGACTTGCTTTGAAGCGGCTGGTGCCTATGCTTATGATACTTTGCGTCAACCGGACGATGGGGGTGACACCAGTAAAAGCAAGGACGAGATTATGGATGACATTGAGAGACATGCTTGTCCCAGTGCGGGTGCATGTGGAGGCATGTTTACTGCAAACACAATGGCCACGGCGATTGAGTCTATGGGCCTGTCCCTACCAGGGTCATCGTCAACGCCTGCCTCGTCTCCATCGAAGATGCGAGAATGTGTTAAAGCGGCAGAAGCCATCAAGACCTGTATGGAGAAGAACATTAGGCCTCGGGATCTTTTGACCAAGCGCTCCTTCGAGAATGCCCTCGTCATGACGATGGCTCTGGGAGGAAGTACCAATGGTGTCTTGCATTTCCTTGCCATGGCTCGGACGGCGGATGTGAACCTGACCCTAGATGATGTCCAACGGGTCAGCAACAAGATCCCTTTCATTGCTGACTTGGCCCCCAGTGGGAAGTACTACATGGCAGACCTGTACGATATCGGAGGGATCCCGTCCGTGCAGAAGTTGCTGATCGCGGCGGGACTTCTTGACGGTGACATCCCGACGGTCACCGGCAAGACCTTGGCTGAGAATGTTGCATCTTTCCCATCTCTACCTCAGGACCAAGTCATCATCCGGCCCCTGGACAACCCAATCAAGACGACTGGCCACCTGCAGATTCTACGCGGGAACCTGGCGCCTGGCGGAGCGGTGGCCAAGATCACTGGCAAGGAGGGCACCAAGTTCACAGGCAAAGCACGTGTTTTCGATAAAGAATATCAGCTCAACGATGCTCTGACCCAAGGCAAGATTCCTCGAGGCGAAAACTTAGTGCTCATCGTCCGCTACGAAGGACCCAAGGGTGGGCCAGGCATGCCGGAGCAGCTCAAAGCGAGCGCGGCGCTGATGGGAGCTAAGCTCAACAATGTGGCCCTAATCACAGATGGAAGATATTCAGGGGCTAGTCATGGATTCATCGTGGGTCATATCGTCCCAGAAGCTGCGGTCGGAGGGCCCATTGCCATTGTTCGCGATGACGATGTGATCACCATTGATGCGGAAACCAACACGATAAACATGCATGTCTCAGATGAGGAAATCCAGCAGCGACTGAAAGAGTGGAAGCCCCCAGTGCCTCATGTCACACGTGGTGTACTCGCCAAGTATGCAAGGCTGGTTGGGGATGCCTCTCATGGTGCAATGACGGATTTGTTCTAG